One window of the Rosa rugosa chromosome 3, drRosRugo1.1, whole genome shotgun sequence genome contains the following:
- the LOC133736545 gene encoding protein disulfide-isomerase-like has protein sequence MASSRVLLCFSLLVALCFTAIHADEADSKEFVLTLDSSNFSDTVSKHDFVVVEFYAPWCGHCKKLVPEYEKAASILSSNDPPVILAKVDANEEANKGLASEYDVKGFPTIKILRNGGKIIQEYKGPREADGIVTYLKKQSGPASVEIKSADDATTVIGEKKIVVVGVFDKFSGEEYEKFLALAQKLRSDYEFGHTLDAKHLPRGDSSVTGPVVRLFKPFDELFVDFKEFNVEALEKFIEESSLPVVTEFNNDPDNHPFVIKFFNGPNDKAMLFLNFSSDVADAFKSKYREVAEKYKGEGISFLVGDLEASQGAFQYFGLKEDQVPLIIIQTNDGQKFLKPHLEPDHISVWVKEYKDGKVSPYKKSEPIPEKNDDPVKVVVAESLQDIVFKSGKNVLLEFYAPWCGHCKKLAPILDEVAVSFEKDPEVVIAKFDATANDVPSEFDVKYYPTLYFRTASGKLLSHDEEDRSKESLIAFIEKNRDKSETKTENQESSKDEL, from the exons ATGGCGTCCTCTAGGGTTTTGCTCTGCTTCTCCTTGCTCGTCGCTCTGTGCTTCACTGCGATCCACGCCGACGAGGCTGATTCGAAGGAGTTCGTGCTCACTTTGGACAGCTCCAACTTCTCTGACACTGTCAGCAAGCACGACTTCGTCGTCGTCGAGTTCTACGCCCCATG GTGTGGCCACTGCAAGAAGCTGGTTCCAGAG TATGAAAAAGCTGCATCTATCTTGAGCAGTAATGACCCACCAGTCATTCTAGCAAAAGTTGATGCAAATGAGGAAGCAAACAAAGGACTTGCTTCTGAATATGATGTTAAGGGTTTCCCCACAATCAAAATTCTAAGAAATGGTGGGAAGATTATCCAGGAATACAAGGGTCCTCGTGAAGCCGATGGTATTGTTACTTATTTGAAGAAACAAAGTGGTCCAGCTTCTGTTGAAATAAAGAGTGCTGACGATGCAACTACTGTTATTGGTGAAAAGAAGATAGTTGTT GTTGGTGTGTTTGACAAGTTCTCTGGAGAGGAGTATGAGAAATTCTTGGCTCTAGCTCAGAAATTGCGTTCAGATTATGAATTTGGTCACACTCTTGATGCAAAGCACCTACCCCGTGGTGATTCATCTGTGACTGGGCCAGTAGTTAGACTGTTCAAGCCATTTGATGAACTTTTTGTTGATTTCAAG GAATTCAATGTAGAGGCTCTAGAGAAGTTCATTGAAGAATCTAGCTTGCCAGTTGTTACAGAATTCAACAATGACCCAGACAACCACCCTTTTGTTATCAAGTTCTTCAATGGTCCAAATGATAAG GCTATGTTGTTTCTGAACTTCAGCAGTGATGTTGCTGATGCTTTTAAATCAAAGTATCGTGAAGTAGCTGAGAAATACAAAGGAGAAGGCATAAGCTTTTTAGTTGGAGATCTAGAGGCTAGTCAAGGTGCCTTCCAG TACTTTGGACTTAAAGAAGACCAAGTGCCTCTCATCATCATACAGACCAATGACGGACAAAAGTTTTTGAAACCACATTTGGAGCCAGATCATATTTCAGTTTGGGTGAAGGAATACAAG GATGGGAAAGTATCACCATACAAGAAGTCTGAACCCATCCCTGAGAAGAACGATGACCCTGTTAAAGTTGTAGTCGCTGAGAGCCTCCAGGACATCGTTTTCAAGTCTGGGAAAAATG TGCTGCTTGAGTTTTATGCTCCATGGTGTGGACACTGCAAGAAGCTTGCACCAATCTTGGATGAAGTTGCTGTATCATTTGAAAAGGATCCTGAAGTTGTTATTGCAAAGTTT GATGCTACTGCAAATGATGTCCCAAGTGAGTTCGATGTGAAATACTATCCCACTTTGTACTTCAGGACAGCAAGTGGAAAGCTCTTGTCCCATGATGAGGAGGACAGGTCCAAGGAAAGCCTCATTGCTTTCATCGAAAAGAATCGGGACAAATCTGAGACTAAAACTGAGAACCAAGAGTCCTCAAAAGATGAGCTCTAA
- the LOC133736546 gene encoding two-component response regulator ORR10-like — protein sequence MEVMKSLSDVADSKQQQEQQQQQQHFHVLAVDDSVIDRKLLERLLKGSSYKVTCVDSGDEALKYLGLIDHDDQKPTDSSSFTSPYPQQSSSEQEGSKVINLIMTDYCMPGMSGYDLLKRVKGSSWKDIPVVVMSSENVPSRINMCLEEGAEEFLLKPLQISDLKKLQPYLLKTLDQPSSRDSSIDGSNNLVVEEIGDDDHDGQSKINEEINKGSVMNNTNASSISKRKAVTTETSERIPKMKGLVVA from the exons ATGGAGGTGATGAAGTCATTATCCGATGTTGCAGACTCCAAGCAACAACAAgaacagcagcagcaacaacaacattTCCATGTTTTGGCTGTAGATGACAGTGTTATAGACAGGAAGCTATTGGAGAGGCTCCTCAAAGGTTCTTCATACAAAG TGACTTGTGTGGACTCTGGGGATGAAGCTCTTAAATATCTGGGTTTGATTGATCATGATGACCAAAAACCTACAGATTCATCTTCATTCACTTCCCCATATCCTCAGCAGTCGTCATCAGAACAAGAG GGCTCAAAAGTCATCAATCTGATCATGACAGACTACTGTATGCCCGGGATGAGCGGCTATGATTTGCTGAAAAGGGTCAAG GGATCTTCTTGGAAAGATATACCAGTCGTAGTCATGTCATCAGAGAATGTTCCTTCAAGAATTAACAT GTGCTTGGAAGAAGGGGCTGAGGAGTTTCTCTTAAAGCCACTTCAGATATCAGATTTGAAGAAGCTTCAGCCTTACTTGCTTAAAACCCTTGACCAACCTTCTTCTCGTGATAGCAGCATTGACGGTAGCAACAATCTCGTAGTTGAGGAGATCGGTGATGATGATCACGATGGCCAAAGCAAAATCAATGAGGAGATCAATAAGGGTAGCGTGATGAATAATACTAATGCTAGTAGTATTAGCAAGAGGAAGGCAGTAACTACTGAAACATCAGAGAGAATACCCAAGATGAAAGGTTTAGTTGTAGCATAG